A window of Hevea brasiliensis isolate MT/VB/25A 57/8 chromosome 14, ASM3005281v1, whole genome shotgun sequence contains these coding sequences:
- the LOC110651072 gene encoding thioredoxin domain-containing protein 9 homolog, whose protein sequence is MENPKVQEIIEKQVLTVAKAVEDKLDEEIAALERLDVDDLEALRERRIQQMKKMAEKRSRWISLGHGEYSEIPSEKDFFSVVKASDRVVCHFYRENWPCKVMDKHLSILAKQHIETRFVKIHAEKSPFLAERLKIVVLPTLALIKNAKVDDYVVGFDELGGTDEFSTEDLEDRLAKAQVISFEGESSLNPSKSSTQTRRSVRQSESHDSSDSD, encoded by the exons ATGGAAAACCCTAAAGTTCAAGAG ATTATAGAGAAGCAAGTACTTACGGTAGCGAAGGCCGTGGAGGACAAGCTGGATGAAGAGATCGCCGCACTTGAGCGTCTTGATGTCGACGATCTGGAGGCTCTGAGAGAGAGGCGTATACAGCAGATGAAGAAAATGGCGGAGAAGCGCAGCCGTTGGATCTCCCTTGGCCATGGCGAGTACTCTGAGATCCCCTCTGAGAAGGACTTCTTCTCCGTTGTAAAAGCCAGCGACCGTGTCGTTTGCCATTTCTATCGCGAGAATTGGCCCTGCAAG GTGATGGACAAGCACTTGAGCATATTGGCAAAGCAACACATAGAGACACGTTTTGTGAAAATTCATGCTGAGAAAAGTCCATTTTTGGCTGAGAGACTCAAGATTGTTGTTCTCCCAACCCTTGCCCTTATAAAGAATGCCAAAGTGGATGATTATGTG GTGGGGTTTGATGAACTCGGCGGGACAGATGAGTTTAGCACAGAGGATTTAGAGGACAGGTTGGCTAAAGCTCAAGTCATCTCTTTTGAGGGTGAATCATCTCTGAATCCAtcaaaatctagcacacaaaccAGAAGGAGTGTGAGGCAAAGTGAAAGCCATGACTCATCAGATTCGGACTGA